A single Calidifontibacter indicus DNA region contains:
- a CDS encoding XdhC family protein codes for MRDVLPDLLRRWTAGESVAVATVVATWQSAPRPAGATMLVASDDQVTGSVSGGCVEGALYELSREVLESGTPVLQRYGVSDDDAFAAGLTCGGILDVFVERLSPASFPELAEVSGDIEAQRPVATATIVEHDDPDRVGRRVILRPADDGSASHTGTLGSDRADSAVVDDALGMLAGGRSDTLAYGPDGQRRGEGMRVFVQSFAPKPRMLVFGAIDFAAAVARMGSFLGYRVTVCDARPVFATSARFPDADEVVVDWPHRYLTDQAESGAVDEQTVIAVLTHDPKFDVPVLSVALRLPSVAYIGAMGSRRTHDDRLERLREEGLSDQELARMSSPIGLDLGARTPQETAVSIAAEIISLRWGGAGGRLSERGGPIHHDRH; via the coding sequence GTGCGTGACGTCCTGCCCGATTTGTTGCGGCGCTGGACCGCAGGTGAATCGGTTGCTGTCGCAACGGTGGTCGCAACCTGGCAGTCCGCCCCCAGACCGGCCGGTGCCACGATGCTCGTCGCGTCTGACGACCAGGTCACCGGCTCTGTGTCGGGTGGTTGCGTGGAGGGCGCGCTCTACGAACTCAGCCGCGAAGTACTCGAGTCGGGAACGCCGGTGCTGCAGCGGTACGGGGTCAGTGACGACGACGCGTTCGCTGCGGGACTGACCTGTGGGGGTATCCTCGACGTTTTCGTCGAACGGCTCTCCCCCGCCTCCTTCCCCGAACTGGCAGAGGTCTCAGGCGACATCGAGGCACAGCGCCCGGTCGCCACCGCGACGATCGTCGAACACGACGACCCCGATCGCGTCGGGCGACGCGTCATCCTGCGTCCGGCGGACGACGGATCCGCTTCTCACACAGGAACCCTCGGCTCGGACCGGGCCGACTCAGCGGTCGTGGACGATGCCCTCGGCATGCTGGCCGGCGGACGTTCCGACACCCTTGCCTACGGTCCCGACGGACAACGCCGCGGCGAAGGAATGCGGGTGTTCGTTCAGTCCTTCGCCCCGAAGCCGCGCATGCTGGTTTTCGGCGCCATCGACTTCGCGGCAGCGGTCGCGCGAATGGGCAGTTTCCTGGGCTACCGGGTGACGGTCTGCGACGCACGCCCGGTCTTCGCCACGTCCGCCAGGTTCCCCGACGCGGACGAAGTGGTCGTCGACTGGCCGCATCGCTACCTCACAGACCAGGCAGAGTCCGGAGCCGTCGATGAGCAGACGGTGATCGCCGTGCTCACACACGACCCGAAGTTCGATGTGCCTGTGCTGTCGGTCGCGCTCCGATTGCCGTCGGTCGCCTACATCGGGGCCATGGGTTCGCGCAGAACTCACGACGACCGGCTCGAGCGGCTACGCGAGGAAGGACTGTCCGATCAGGAACTGGCCCGCATGTCGAGCCCGATCGGCCTCGACCTCGGTGCGCGCACTCCGCAGGAGACTGCCGTGTCGATCGCGGCCGAGATCATCTCGCTGCGATGGGGTGGCGCCGGCGGACGGTTGTCCGAGCGGGGCGGGCCGATCCACCATGACCGGCACTGA
- a CDS encoding nucleotidyltransferase family protein, with translation MIAAIVLAAGRGERMGMPKALVHDADGSWLQRTVDAVRAGGCDDVVAVLGAGADEAAALIPEVDVVVAQHWQEGMGASLRTGLDACSTRDVDAALITLVDLPDVDARVVARVLTAAATDPRDVLVRATYDGVPGHPVIIGRTHWAAAADVATGDQGARALFVSTPHNLVECGHLATGRDVDTPVDSPQEFDRA, from the coding sequence GTGATAGCTGCGATCGTGCTCGCCGCCGGTCGTGGCGAACGGATGGGAATGCCGAAGGCTCTGGTCCACGACGCCGACGGGTCGTGGCTGCAGCGCACGGTGGATGCGGTTCGAGCAGGTGGCTGCGACGACGTGGTCGCGGTCCTTGGTGCCGGAGCGGACGAGGCAGCCGCGCTGATACCCGAGGTGGATGTAGTGGTGGCTCAGCACTGGCAGGAAGGCATGGGCGCGTCGCTGCGTACAGGCCTGGACGCGTGCTCGACCCGAGATGTCGACGCTGCACTGATCACGCTCGTCGATCTGCCGGACGTCGACGCCCGCGTCGTCGCTCGGGTGCTGACCGCGGCCGCGACAGACCCACGCGATGTGCTTGTCCGGGCCACCTATGACGGCGTTCCGGGCCATCCCGTCATCATCGGACGGACCCACTGGGCGGCAGCCGCCGACGTGGCGACCGGTGATCAGGGTGCACGCGCGCTCTTCGTGTCCACCCCGCACAACCTGGTCGAGTGCGGCCACCTGGCGACCGGCCGGGACGTCGACACACCCGTCGACTCACCCCAGGAGTTCGACCGTGCGTGA
- a CDS encoding DUF1989 domain-containing protein, whose amino-acid sequence MTTQHVRPRTPSPDAHVSYAGGADAPAPGFERIAPQTGVGFALRAGEMLTIVDPCGEQVSDFFAFGADDHDEWFSTGRTTDYKNSIYVGPGDRLYSNRSRVMATIVEDTVGVHDMTLTPCSQDTFDLLYPEFEGAEHPSCFANLVGAFDAFDISSDRISTTLNVFMDVWTDLDGELHIDPPPTTAGDRLTLRADMDLVVGLTACSAEKSNNGNCTPIDYRIDRPC is encoded by the coding sequence ATGACGACGCAGCACGTTCGCCCGCGCACCCCGAGCCCTGACGCGCACGTCTCGTATGCCGGAGGGGCGGACGCCCCGGCGCCCGGCTTCGAGCGCATCGCGCCACAGACAGGTGTCGGATTCGCCCTGCGAGCGGGGGAGATGCTCACGATCGTTGACCCGTGCGGGGAACAGGTGAGTGACTTCTTTGCCTTCGGTGCAGACGACCACGACGAGTGGTTCTCCACCGGCCGTACCACCGACTACAAGAACTCGATCTACGTCGGTCCGGGAGATCGGTTGTACAGCAACCGATCTCGGGTCATGGCGACGATCGTCGAGGACACTGTCGGTGTGCACGACATGACGCTCACGCCGTGCAGCCAGGACACGTTCGACCTGCTCTATCCGGAGTTCGAGGGTGCCGAACACCCGAGCTGCTTCGCGAACCTCGTCGGCGCGTTCGACGCGTTCGACATCTCGTCCGATCGCATCTCCACGACGCTGAACGTGTTCATGGACGTATGGACCGACCTCGACGGCGAACTGCACATCGACCCGCCGCCGACGACGGCGGGCGACCGACTGACGCTGCGCGCCGACATGGATCTCGTGGTGGGCCTGACCGCATGCTCGGCGGAGAAGTCGAACAACGGCAACTGCACCCCGATCGACTACCGCATCGACCGGCCCTGCTGA
- a CDS encoding APC family permease, whose translation MTASAPLARRLGTADAVVVGLSAMLGAGVFSAYAPAAASAGSLLLVALAIAAFVAFCNAVASAQLAAVYPSSGGTYLFGREVLGAWWGFVAGWGFVIGKTASCAAMAMTFAYYLFPDTSVLQRLSAAVAVVALTALNLRGITRTAVAAKVLVTITVLVLVFFVVLVGTRESVVPNAALASAEPYGVLQAAGLLFFAFAGYARIATLAEEVRRPEMIGRAILIALSVAVTLYAVIGVVSVKVLGSSLAAADAPLMSAVDAVGASWAGPIVRCGAVAASLGALLALIAGVSRTMLAMARERDLPSPFATVDERHQVPAAAEIAVGVVVVLLVLLADLRGAIGFSSFGVLTYYFVTNASAFRQPCKQRRWPRAFNILGMAGCAVLVATLPWQAVALGALVLAGGVLGRAALRRP comes from the coding sequence ATGACGGCATCCGCACCGCTTGCCCGGCGCTTGGGCACGGCAGATGCGGTGGTCGTCGGACTGTCGGCCATGCTCGGCGCCGGTGTGTTCTCCGCGTACGCGCCCGCGGCCGCGTCCGCAGGTTCGCTGCTGTTGGTCGCTCTCGCGATCGCGGCCTTCGTCGCCTTCTGCAACGCCGTCGCGTCGGCGCAGCTCGCCGCGGTGTATCCCTCGTCGGGCGGCACCTACCTGTTCGGACGCGAGGTGTTGGGGGCTTGGTGGGGGTTCGTCGCAGGGTGGGGTTTCGTCATCGGGAAGACCGCGTCCTGTGCCGCGATGGCGATGACGTTCGCGTACTACCTCTTCCCCGACACCTCAGTGCTGCAACGACTTTCAGCCGCTGTAGCCGTAGTGGCCCTCACCGCTCTGAACCTGCGGGGCATCACCCGGACTGCGGTCGCCGCGAAGGTGCTGGTGACCATCACCGTCCTGGTGCTTGTGTTCTTCGTGGTGCTGGTGGGTACCCGTGAGAGCGTCGTGCCGAACGCCGCCCTTGCGTCCGCCGAGCCCTACGGAGTGCTCCAGGCAGCGGGTCTGCTGTTCTTCGCGTTCGCCGGGTACGCGCGGATCGCGACTCTCGCCGAGGAGGTACGCCGCCCGGAGATGATCGGTCGCGCCATCCTCATCGCCCTCTCAGTGGCGGTCACGTTGTACGCGGTGATCGGCGTGGTGTCGGTGAAGGTGCTCGGGTCATCCCTTGCTGCGGCGGATGCTCCGCTGATGAGCGCGGTGGACGCCGTCGGCGCCTCGTGGGCCGGCCCGATCGTGCGGTGCGGTGCCGTTGCCGCCAGCCTGGGAGCGCTTCTCGCGCTGATCGCAGGGGTTTCCCGGACGATGCTTGCGATGGCGCGCGAGCGTGATCTTCCGAGTCCTTTCGCCACGGTCGACGAGCGGCACCAGGTCCCTGCCGCCGCGGAGATCGCGGTGGGGGTCGTCGTGGTGCTGCTGGTGCTGCTCGCCGACCTGCGGGGAGCCATCGGCTTCTCGTCGTTCGGGGTGCTCACCTACTACTTCGTGACCAACGCATCCGCTTTTCGTCAGCCTTGCAAGCAACGGCGTTGGCCGCGTGCATTCAACATCCTCGGCATGGCGGGCTGCGCCGTGCTGGTTGCCACGCTGCCCTGGCAAGCGGTCGCACTCGGCGCCCTGGTGCTGGCCGGAGGCGTGCTCGGACGTGCTGCCCTGCGTCGCCCATGA
- a CDS encoding xanthine dehydrogenase family protein molybdopterin-binding subunit, which yields MSISMSTDAPARPQTRPDETETPERTNEAPAGREKSVGTPVRRVDGPLKVTGTAPYAYEHDVENPCYLWPVPAPITKGRIVRIDTEAARAVPGVLHILTHEDSPRLAVKSDPALWILQGPQIAHRGQIVGGVIAETPEAAREAAELVEVICEEEAAKVEFDPHDPEAESPRIVLMKRGTESKGDLDEGWREAVHRIDQEYANPTHFHAQMEPHAVIAIWHDVDGFDPRATRLTLFDTNQGPIIHRTLLPPLLGLLPNQLEVISPYVGGGFGGKAFPHPHIALAAMAAKVISPRPVKLALTRQQMFQSVGHRPEASQRIRLGADRNGRLTAIEHISTQAASRLKRNVDQSCFATRMMYATPNRRTEHRAVMLDLPPETWMRAPGDFNGMFALETAMDELAHQLGVDPIELRLRNEPDVDPETEKPWSTRALVPALKRGSELFDWGRRQDPGTLREGEWLIGIGVASTCFPNQHVASLFARITHTGGKYVVQMQASDIGTGAHTVLRQIAADALDVPVEQVETDIGRTGTPMAIMAGGSQGTYEWGNAIVAACEKLRRKHGDNPPDGASARAQGRPPRGASKYSRHAFGAQFAEVAVSSVTSEVRVRRLLGVYGAGTIINPLTARSQMVGGMTMALSAALFEESYHDPRFGKVMNHDLASYHIAAHADIGELEVEFLPEYDKWFGAKGSKGIGEMAMVGTPAAIGNAIFNATGIRLRDTPFTPASLIEATS from the coding sequence AGGCACCCGCCGGTCGCGAGAAGAGCGTCGGCACCCCGGTACGACGGGTCGACGGCCCGTTGAAGGTCACCGGCACGGCGCCGTATGCGTACGAGCATGACGTCGAGAATCCTTGTTACCTGTGGCCGGTGCCCGCGCCGATCACGAAGGGCAGGATCGTCCGCATCGACACAGAAGCGGCGCGAGCCGTCCCCGGGGTACTGCACATCCTCACCCACGAGGACTCTCCTCGGCTCGCGGTGAAGTCCGACCCGGCACTGTGGATCCTGCAGGGACCCCAGATCGCCCATCGGGGACAGATCGTCGGTGGCGTCATCGCCGAGACTCCCGAGGCAGCCCGCGAGGCGGCCGAGTTGGTGGAGGTCATCTGCGAGGAGGAGGCGGCGAAGGTCGAGTTCGACCCGCACGACCCGGAGGCTGAGAGCCCGCGCATCGTCCTGATGAAGCGCGGCACGGAGAGCAAGGGTGACCTGGACGAAGGGTGGCGCGAAGCCGTCCACCGGATCGATCAGGAGTACGCGAACCCCACGCACTTCCATGCCCAGATGGAGCCGCACGCGGTGATCGCCATCTGGCACGACGTCGATGGCTTCGACCCGCGAGCCACTCGCCTGACTCTGTTCGACACCAACCAGGGCCCGATCATCCACCGCACCCTGCTGCCGCCGTTGCTGGGCCTGCTTCCGAATCAGCTCGAGGTCATCTCGCCGTACGTCGGCGGCGGGTTCGGCGGCAAGGCGTTCCCGCACCCGCACATCGCCCTCGCCGCGATGGCCGCGAAAGTGATCAGCCCGCGCCCGGTGAAGCTCGCGCTCACCCGCCAGCAGATGTTCCAGAGCGTCGGCCACCGCCCCGAAGCCAGCCAGCGCATCCGCCTCGGCGCAGACCGCAACGGACGGCTCACCGCGATCGAACACATCAGCACCCAGGCGGCGTCCCGCCTGAAGCGCAACGTCGACCAGTCGTGTTTCGCCACCCGGATGATGTACGCCACACCCAACCGCCGTACCGAGCACCGCGCGGTGATGCTGGACCTGCCGCCGGAGACGTGGATGCGCGCGCCGGGCGACTTCAACGGCATGTTCGCCCTCGAGACCGCGATGGACGAACTGGCACATCAGCTGGGCGTCGACCCGATCGAACTGCGGCTGAGGAACGAACCGGACGTGGACCCGGAGACCGAGAAGCCGTGGAGCACAAGAGCATTGGTCCCCGCACTCAAGCGCGGATCGGAACTTTTCGACTGGGGACGCCGCCAGGACCCGGGCACTCTGCGCGAAGGTGAGTGGCTGATCGGTATCGGGGTGGCGTCGACCTGCTTCCCGAACCAGCACGTCGCGAGCCTCTTCGCCCGGATCACCCACACCGGCGGCAAGTACGTGGTGCAGATGCAGGCGTCGGACATCGGCACCGGCGCACATACGGTGCTGCGCCAGATCGCGGCAGATGCCCTCGACGTACCCGTCGAACAGGTGGAGACCGACATCGGTCGCACCGGCACCCCGATGGCGATCATGGCCGGCGGTAGCCAGGGCACTTACGAGTGGGGAAACGCGATCGTCGCCGCCTGCGAGAAGTTGCGTCGCAAGCACGGCGACAACCCACCGGACGGCGCCTCCGCTCGCGCCCAGGGACGCCCGCCGCGGGGCGCGAGCAAGTACTCCCGGCACGCGTTCGGAGCCCAGTTCGCCGAGGTGGCCGTCAGTTCCGTCACCTCGGAGGTACGCGTGCGCCGACTGCTCGGCGTCTACGGAGCCGGCACGATCATCAATCCGCTGACCGCACGCAGCCAGATGGTCGGCGGCATGACGATGGCGCTCTCGGCGGCATTGTTCGAGGAGTCGTACCACGATCCCCGATTCGGCAAGGTGATGAATCACGACCTGGCGAGCTACCACATCGCGGCCCACGCCGACATCGGCGAACTCGAGGTCGAGTTCCTGCCCGAGTACGACAAGTGGTTCGGCGCCAAGGGCTCGAAGGGTATCGGTGAGATGGCGATGGTCGGCACACCCGCCGCGATCGGCAACGCGATCTTCAACGCAACCGGAATCCGCCTGCGGGACACGCCTTTCACTCCGGCTTCGCTCATCGAGGCGACCAGTTGA
- a CDS encoding DUF3618 domain-containing protein gives MSNNDPEQLRQEIQQTRSNLSQNVNALGEAVTPGNIARRQVDKVTGTAAGLKDKVMGTAEDFRDEHTGNGPGVGDRVSNVGDRAGELPQQAKRKAQGNPLAAGLIALGAGWLVGSLMPASQKERDLAQQAKDKAQPVVSEAQSLAKESAQNLKEPAQDAVESVKQTAQDSAQTVKSEGQQAATDVKDSAQESKDNVQQHQQRDDTSLT, from the coding sequence ATGAGCAACAACGACCCGGAGCAGCTGCGTCAGGAAATCCAGCAGACGCGCTCCAACCTCAGTCAGAACGTCAACGCCCTTGGTGAGGCCGTGACGCCGGGCAACATCGCCCGCCGCCAGGTCGACAAGGTGACGGGCACCGCCGCCGGATTGAAGGACAAGGTCATGGGCACTGCAGAGGACTTCCGCGACGAGCACACCGGTAACGGTCCGGGCGTGGGCGATCGTGTCTCGAATGTCGGCGACCGCGCCGGTGAGCTGCCCCAGCAGGCAAAGCGCAAGGCCCAGGGCAACCCCCTGGCCGCTGGGCTCATCGCGTTGGGCGCAGGCTGGCTCGTCGGCTCGCTGATGCCGGCGTCGCAGAAGGAACGCGACCTGGCACAGCAGGCCAAGGACAAGGCGCAGCCCGTCGTGTCCGAAGCGCAGTCACTCGCGAAGGAGTCGGCTCAGAACCTCAAAGAGCCGGCGCAGGACGCAGTCGAAAGCGTCAAGCAGACCGCCCAGGACTCTGCCCAGACAGTGAAGTCCGAAGGCCAGCAGGCCGCTACGGACGTCAAAGACAGCGCCCAGGAGTCGAAGGACAACGTTCAACAGCACCAGCAGCGTGACGACACGTCGCTGACCTGA
- the arfB gene encoding alternative ribosome rescue aminoacyl-tRNA hydrolase ArfB, with protein sequence MSELHVSPGPGIPGGLIVPSGELLERFSRSSGPGGQGVNTTDSRVQLSLDLAASSAFNDRQRERVLSRLSERLVGTTITIDASEHRSQRRNRTAARERLAEILREALAPAPPQRRATRPTRGSQRRRLAAKRRRGEIKNARARPAADD encoded by the coding sequence GTGTCGGAACTGCATGTATCCCCCGGACCGGGTATCCCGGGCGGGTTGATCGTACCGTCGGGCGAACTGCTCGAACGCTTCTCCCGCAGCTCAGGCCCGGGAGGTCAGGGCGTCAACACGACCGATTCTCGGGTGCAGCTGAGCTTGGACCTCGCAGCCAGCTCCGCCTTCAACGACCGGCAGCGCGAGCGCGTGCTGAGTCGTCTGTCGGAGCGACTCGTCGGCACGACAATCACCATCGACGCATCAGAACACCGTTCCCAGCGGCGCAACCGGACGGCGGCCAGAGAACGACTGGCCGAGATTCTGCGCGAGGCACTCGCACCTGCTCCCCCGCAGCGTCGAGCCACACGTCCGACCCGTGGATCGCAGCGGCGGCGCCTGGCTGCGAAGCGTCGACGTGGCGAGATCAAGAACGCCCGCGCCCGCCCCGCAGCGGACGACTGA
- a CDS encoding lactonase family protein, whose protein sequence is MSDLAHDLVLIANAGDGTISTLRMERREEPRLEMIATSVAGQGCSTFAIDAERDLVFAAYKGEPAGIVTLKLDRTTGELHPVSRRDVDASMTYLALDASRSFLLGASYGGGFGEVWPVGNEGDLGEATAHVEFANLHCVVPDRGHAYFVSLGDDLIAQYDLGEDGTLTPIDPATIAQPDGSGPRHLIIHDENAYLITEFSGEVIRHDVGADGSLAPAESVSIVDPSAGLKHSRFGADPTQEGLVWGADVHRAGRWVIGSERSASTLATVALDAAGHLGEVADFAPTETRPRGFAVTDDGQFVIAVGEKSTDAALSRVEDDGRLTVLARVGIGRGANWVRIIAGH, encoded by the coding sequence ATGAGTGACCTCGCCCATGATCTCGTGCTGATCGCCAACGCCGGCGACGGCACCATCTCGACCCTGCGGATGGAGCGCCGCGAAGAACCCCGGCTCGAAATGATCGCGACCTCGGTGGCCGGGCAGGGGTGCAGTACCTTCGCGATCGACGCCGAGCGCGATCTGGTCTTCGCCGCGTACAAGGGCGAGCCGGCGGGGATCGTCACGTTGAAGCTCGACCGCACGACCGGTGAGTTGCACCCGGTCTCCCGCCGCGACGTCGACGCGTCGATGACCTACCTCGCCTTGGACGCATCGCGTTCATTCCTGCTCGGTGCGTCCTACGGCGGTGGCTTCGGTGAGGTGTGGCCGGTCGGGAACGAGGGTGATCTGGGAGAAGCCACCGCACACGTGGAGTTTGCGAACCTGCACTGCGTGGTCCCCGATCGCGGACACGCCTACTTCGTCTCTCTGGGCGATGATCTGATCGCGCAGTACGACCTGGGTGAGGACGGAACGCTCACCCCGATCGACCCGGCGACCATCGCCCAACCGGACGGCAGCGGACCACGCCATCTGATCATCCACGACGAGAACGCCTACCTGATCACCGAGTTCTCCGGTGAGGTCATCCGCCATGACGTCGGCGCCGACGGCTCGCTCGCACCGGCGGAGTCGGTGAGCATCGTCGATCCGTCAGCAGGCTTGAAACACAGTCGATTCGGCGCCGATCCCACGCAGGAGGGTCTGGTGTGGGGAGCGGACGTGCACCGTGCCGGTCGCTGGGTCATCGGCTCCGAGCGCAGCGCGTCCACCCTCGCGACGGTCGCACTGGATGCTGCTGGACACCTCGGCGAGGTCGCGGACTTCGCACCCACCGAGACTCGTCCGCGTGGGTTCGCCGTCACGGACGACGGGCAGTTCGTGATCGCGGTGGGGGAGAAGTCCACCGACGCCGCACTGTCCCGCGTGGAGGACGACGGCCGGCTGACCGTTCTTGCGAGGGTAGGTATCGGACGCGGCGCCAACTGGGTGCGCATCATCGCCGGCCACTGA
- a CDS encoding phage holin family protein, producing the protein MTDAIPPAEPLRSAHGTHEKGEVSSIGAIIGEITEDMSTLMRQEVALAKAEVQQSASQAGKGAGMLAGAGAAVHYALFFLSIALWWALGDLMDNLGWSAVIVALIWGVIAAILASMGKGQLKNVKGMPRTVDTAKRVPDALQGNEGNNR; encoded by the coding sequence GTGACTGACGCAATCCCGCCGGCCGAGCCGCTGCGTAGTGCACACGGCACGCATGAGAAAGGCGAGGTCTCCTCGATCGGCGCCATCATCGGCGAGATCACCGAGGATATGTCCACGCTCATGCGGCAGGAGGTCGCGCTCGCCAAGGCCGAAGTCCAGCAGTCCGCGTCTCAGGCCGGCAAGGGCGCGGGAATGCTCGCGGGTGCCGGCGCCGCCGTGCACTACGCGTTGTTCTTCCTGTCGATCGCCCTGTGGTGGGCGCTCGGAGATCTCATGGACAACCTCGGTTGGTCCGCGGTGATCGTCGCCCTCATCTGGGGTGTCATCGCCGCCATCCTCGCCTCGATGGGCAAGGGACAGCTCAAGAACGTCAAAGGAATGCCGCGCACCGTCGACACCGCCAAGCGGGTCCCCGATGCGCTCCAGGGAAATGAGGGGAACAACCGATGA
- the gntA gene encoding guanitoxin biosynthesis heme-dependent pre-guanitoxin N-hydroxylase GntA, which produces MSTTHESDRLSDLADMVAQPEYPCLGARSVFRRDNVTSIDLGELGDPTSARDLGKALAVYGRSADPTGPFQSFIATFDGPVIDDERAFEDLLWRTLQQLHDGDDLPWARGVGADPDAAHFAFSYAGVAYFVVGLHPNSSRVARRAPKPCLVFNLHEQFELLREQGGFERMRDLIRARDRALQGSVNPMAVDHGDSSEARQYSGRAVEPDWHAPFVPQETR; this is translated from the coding sequence ATGTCCACGACCCACGAATCAGATCGATTGTCAGATCTCGCCGACATGGTCGCCCAACCCGAATATCCCTGTCTGGGAGCGAGATCGGTCTTCCGTCGCGACAACGTCACCAGCATCGACCTCGGCGAACTGGGAGACCCCACCAGTGCGCGGGACCTCGGAAAGGCGCTTGCCGTCTACGGGCGGTCGGCGGATCCGACCGGTCCGTTCCAGTCCTTCATCGCCACGTTCGACGGACCGGTCATCGACGACGAACGTGCCTTCGAGGATCTGCTCTGGCGCACGCTGCAGCAGTTGCACGACGGGGACGACCTGCCCTGGGCGCGAGGCGTCGGAGCCGACCCGGATGCGGCTCACTTCGCGTTCTCCTACGCCGGCGTGGCGTACTTCGTCGTAGGACTGCACCCGAACTCCTCGAGAGTGGCGCGTCGCGCGCCGAAACCCTGTCTGGTGTTCAACCTGCACGAGCAGTTCGAGCTGCTTCGCGAGCAGGGTGGCTTCGAACGGATGCGTGACCTGATCAGGGCACGCGATCGAGCCCTGCAAGGATCGGTGAATCCGATGGCGGTCGACCATGGCGACTCCTCCGAAGCACGGCAGTACTCCGGTCGCGCCGTCGAACCCGACTGGCACGCACCCTTCGTCCCCCAGGAGACCCGATGA